One genomic region from Flagellimonas oceani encodes:
- a CDS encoding patatin-like phospholipase family protein, with translation MDVAHFIAKAAQEKLIKTGSIESTHDFLKEADLKLEAVVNSGNSVLSKKLQDNGEIHPSYISKAYALEHINGRVLKRPMADLVQQGGGMYGIALLGYTYILEKVGIRFYSYGGTSAGAINATFLAAISNKVYTQKSIFFKDNEREGTKSEILTHIIINTDFSSFMEREGVVGKLQRMLFKNFGGVSYLSAFGLISAVIGFLLIFIYSLFGLVYRSSNGFTGFELRTYDFFLGTLNVLAVGILFYVFFIRILGKRFGLNKGEVFFKWCNGLLHLLDIFRTDGLMSRMAEIDFHQRTKNDAPRLVLIASNLTHNRIVKFPDRAPDYWHNPSNVMPSAYLRASMSLPFIFEVFVPGTQHYYQDEPNNTIEKEARFVDGGMLSNFPIREFHRMDGKLPRFPTFGVLLSKLREDKNTKKTLEKSSLLSYVISYLKTFRYFYDKDFINTSREIEKRVVTVDTKDFNWLDFWMDQPTKKKLFMKGVDAAIEQLEKFDWSDYIKIREEELKETQSMKL, from the coding sequence ATGGATGTAGCTCATTTTATTGCAAAGGCCGCACAAGAAAAATTAATCAAGACGGGCAGTATTGAAAGCACCCATGATTTTTTGAAGGAAGCGGATTTAAAACTTGAGGCTGTTGTCAATAGTGGTAATAGTGTTCTTTCCAAAAAACTACAGGACAATGGGGAAATCCATCCCAGTTATATTTCCAAGGCCTATGCCTTGGAACACATCAATGGTAGGGTGCTCAAAAGGCCTATGGCGGACCTAGTGCAGCAGGGTGGGGGAATGTACGGCATTGCCCTATTGGGGTATACATATATTTTGGAGAAGGTCGGTATCCGGTTTTATAGTTATGGCGGAACAAGTGCCGGGGCTATCAATGCTACTTTTTTGGCTGCTATTTCAAATAAGGTGTACACCCAAAAATCCATATTCTTTAAAGATAATGAGCGTGAGGGAACCAAGTCGGAGATATTGACCCACATTATCATTAATACGGACTTTAGCTCTTTCATGGAGCGAGAAGGTGTTGTAGGCAAACTCCAACGCATGTTGTTCAAAAACTTTGGAGGAGTTTCCTATTTGAGCGCTTTCGGTTTGATATCTGCTGTAATTGGTTTCCTACTGATTTTTATTTATAGCCTTTTTGGTCTCGTGTATCGCTCTTCCAACGGGTTCACGGGATTTGAGCTTAGGACCTATGATTTTTTTCTGGGTACCTTGAACGTATTGGCCGTTGGCATCCTTTTCTATGTGTTTTTCATTCGGATCTTGGGCAAACGGTTTGGATTGAACAAGGGTGAAGTCTTTTTTAAGTGGTGCAATGGATTGCTCCATTTATTGGATATATTCAGAACCGACGGACTCATGTCTCGAATGGCGGAAATTGATTTCCATCAAAGAACAAAAAATGATGCCCCTAGATTAGTGCTTATTGCCTCCAACCTAACACACAACCGTATTGTAAAATTCCCTGATCGGGCCCCGGATTACTGGCACAACCCCAGTAATGTGATGCCTTCTGCCTATTTAAGGGCCTCGATGTCCCTGCCTTTTATATTTGAGGTTTTTGTTCCCGGTACCCAACACTATTATCAAGATGAGCCTAACAACACAATTGAAAAAGAGGCCCGGTTTGTGGACGGGGGCATGCTATCCAACTTTCCCATCCGTGAATTTCACAGGATGGATGGCAAACTTCCCAGATTTCCGACTTTTGGTGTGCTCTTGAGCAAATTGCGGGAGGATAAGAATACAAAGAAAACACTCGAAAAATCTTCGCTCCTTAGTTATGTTATTTCCTATTTGAAAACCTTTCGATATTTCTATGACAAGGACTTTATAAATACCAGTAGGGAAATAGAAAAACGTGTGGTCACGGTAGATACCAAGGACTTCAATTGGTTGGATTTTTGGATGGACCAACCGACCAAAAAGAAATTGTTCATGAAAGGGGTGGACGCAGCCATAGAGCAATTGGAAAAGTTTGATTGGTCGGACTATATCAAAATCAGGGAAGAAGAATTGAAAGAAACCCAAAGTATGAAACTATGA
- a CDS encoding putative phage abortive infection protein: protein MSAKKDHVEQKAGKEFKLGRTSKVLMVLAALLLVFSFIAPWLLTRYSLMDMAPYGTIGDTLGGIMNPFIAAAGVISTFLAFYMQVRANKLQRELFEEQIIEERNRFKLDLGEQQKQFKQTAFEQRFYEMLRLHKENIDEMSYVVRPVNKESKEVYGRKVFVEFLKEVETIYAIVKHYFPMEDKAFHIDLAYSYFFQGIGVQDLRYAQKSSKDPYDKARKGIMQINLIHKNRGGAAPGLNGIAHHTGNRIKKLPHCWLGYGHSSQLGHYYRHLYQTVKFVAKEPEEFISYEEKRSYLRTLRAQLSNEEQAMLFYNYKSKYGSKWDSPENKFITDYRMIHNLNNGLLIYDFDLKEEFDLKNNPQYRKEIGRDDDHLFEFQEYWG, encoded by the coding sequence ATGAGCGCAAAGAAAGACCACGTCGAACAAAAAGCAGGAAAAGAGTTTAAATTGGGCAGGACTTCAAAGGTATTGATGGTCCTGGCCGCCCTACTCTTGGTGTTTTCCTTTATAGCACCTTGGCTGCTTACAAGGTATTCCCTAATGGATATGGCACCGTATGGGACCATAGGCGATACATTAGGAGGGATTATGAATCCTTTTATAGCAGCGGCAGGGGTCATCTCCACGTTTTTGGCATTCTACATGCAGGTACGTGCCAATAAATTGCAGCGTGAACTTTTCGAGGAACAGATCATTGAGGAAAGGAACCGCTTTAAATTAGATCTGGGAGAACAACAAAAACAATTCAAGCAAACTGCCTTTGAGCAACGATTTTACGAGATGTTGCGATTGCACAAGGAGAACATTGATGAAATGTCCTATGTGGTAAGACCCGTTAACAAAGAATCCAAAGAGGTCTATGGAAGAAAAGTATTTGTGGAGTTCCTAAAGGAAGTTGAAACCATATATGCCATTGTCAAACACTATTTTCCAATGGAGGACAAAGCATTCCATATCGATTTGGCCTATAGCTACTTTTTTCAAGGAATTGGTGTGCAAGATTTGAGGTATGCCCAAAAAAGCTCCAAAGACCCTTACGACAAAGCGAGGAAAGGAATCATGCAAATTAATTTGATACACAAAAACAGGGGTGGTGCCGCACCCGGATTGAATGGAATAGCACACCACACCGGAAACCGAATCAAAAAATTACCACATTGTTGGCTAGGTTATGGTCATAGCAGCCAACTTGGGCACTACTATCGGCATTTGTACCAAACGGTAAAGTTCGTGGCAAAAGAACCAGAGGAATTTATTTCCTACGAAGAAAAGCGCAGCTATCTCAGAACATTAAGGGCGCAACTTTCCAACGAGGAGCAGGCTATGTTGTTCTATAATTACAAATCAAAATATGGAAGTAAATGGGATAGCCCAGAAAATAAGTTTATTACCGATTACCGCATGATTCATAATTTGAACAATGGACTATTGATCTATGATTTTGATTTGAAGGAAGAGTTTGACCTGAAGAATAATCCGCAATACAGGAAGGAAATCGGAAGGGATGACGACCATCTTTTTGAATTTCAAGAGTATTGGGGCTAA
- a CDS encoding single-stranded DNA-binding protein, translating into MSNFRNHVQLIGNVGEDPKITLLDGDRKVANFPMATNEYYTNAKGEKVQNTDWHQVVAWGKTADILEKYTAKGSEIGVRGKIKTRTYTTEDGNQRYVTEVVADEVLLMGSKPITDTAKASNEKPSSSKRTSAQKDA; encoded by the coding sequence ATGAGCAATTTCAGAAATCATGTACAGTTAATCGGAAATGTAGGGGAAGACCCCAAAATCACCCTCCTCGATGGAGATCGTAAAGTGGCCAATTTTCCCATGGCCACCAATGAGTACTACACCAACGCCAAAGGGGAAAAGGTACAGAACACCGACTGGCACCAGGTCGTAGCCTGGGGCAAGACGGCCGATATCCTTGAAAAGTACACCGCTAAGGGCAGTGAGATAGGTGTTCGTGGCAAGATCAAGACCCGTACCTATACCACCGAGGACGGGAACCAACGCTATGTGACCGAGGTCGTGGCCGATGAAGTCCTCTTGATGGGCTCCAAGCCGATCACCGACACGGCCAAAGCCAGCAACGAAAAGCCAAGTAGCTCCAAAAGGACATCCGCCCAAAAGGATGCCTAG
- a CDS encoding DUF6876 family protein has translation METNIQKLQEQLSQFCGSQQIFTLPLCRTRYTEGIQFLAQTANAFWLLTDASVMGKSLMSKSRFITIDFKRYSKAEAETHGYDAVIAYSDGNGTVFTEQRYHTTDFPLEQLCLFFVDNTLLLPSEY, from the coding sequence ATGGAAACGAACATCCAAAAACTACAAGAACAGCTCAGCCAATTTTGTGGCTCGCAGCAGATCTTCACCCTGCCCCTATGCCGAACACGCTATACCGAGGGCATCCAATTCCTCGCACAGACCGCGAACGCCTTTTGGCTCCTGACAGACGCCTCCGTCATGGGCAAGAGCCTCATGTCCAAAAGCCGATTTATCACCATCGATTTTAAACGCTATTCCAAAGCGGAAGCGGAAACCCATGGTTACGATGCCGTAATCGCCTATAGTGATGGAAACGGAACCGTGTTCACCGAACAGCGGTACCATACCACGGATTTTCCTTTGGAACAGCTCTGCCTCTTTTTTGTGGACAATACCCTCCTATTGCCCTCTGAATATTAA
- a CDS encoding JAB domain-containing protein, with amino-acid sequence MTTKVNEIKISYREHVGVANSPQLTSSRDVSKVLHNNWDSNTLALKESFKILLLNNSNRVKGTYQVSDGGITGTIVDLRILFAVVLKTLSVAIILAHNHPSGNLKPSQTDKELTQKIRQAARLFDIKVLDHLIIVPHGKYFSFADNGLL; translated from the coding sequence ATGACAACGAAAGTTAATGAAATAAAAATAAGTTATCGCGAACATGTGGGCGTTGCCAATAGTCCACAGTTGACCTCATCCCGGGATGTGTCCAAAGTACTGCACAACAATTGGGATTCCAATACCCTTGCGCTCAAAGAATCCTTTAAAATCCTTTTGCTCAATAATTCCAATCGGGTCAAGGGCACCTATCAAGTCTCCGATGGGGGCATTACTGGCACCATTGTAGATCTGCGCATCCTCTTTGCCGTGGTGCTCAAGACCTTGAGCGTGGCCATCATCCTTGCCCATAACCATCCCTCGGGCAACCTTAAACCGAGCCAAACGGATAAGGAGTTGACACAGAAAATCCGTCAAGCTGCCCGCCTCTTTGACATCAAAGTGCTCGACCACCTCATCATCGTGCCCCATGGGAAGTACTTTAGTTTTGCGGACAACGGGCTCCTTTGA
- a CDS encoding STAS-like domain-containing protein — protein sequence MAARLRDDVMLDIDEIDRIIFDFEGVNVITNSFANEYFGKMIERISVEKFRNKFAFINDNDFIQRVLISSF from the coding sequence TTGGCGGCCAGACTGCGTGACGATGTTATGCTGGACATTGACGAAATTGATAGGATCATTTTCGATTTTGAAGGCGTCAACGTAATCACCAATTCATTTGCCAATGAATACTTTGGTAAAATGATCGAGCGGATTTCGGTTGAGAAATTCAGAAATAAGTTTGCTTTCATCAACGACAATGATTTTATCCAAAGGGTGCTGATATCCTCGTTTTGA
- a CDS encoding BfmA/BtgA family mobilization protein — protein sequence MGTESFSNIRFKKDTARRFQSFSRMYYKTHTLALAGMLDFFKYNEISPHENLGKRMGLIMDFLQKFRDFTAKRNNATIAIIKDLEKHGIMPTKAMMELLFEGGPTSSSQKSGNIPRAELVIPEIQGMDLDTEFALLEERKQRQLLEQELAQLKTQIQEQLLDRVKIIRPALVAPRLQLDMTLSEWKAVQEHFKI from the coding sequence ATGGGAACTGAAAGTTTTAGCAACATACGCTTCAAAAAGGATACCGCCAGACGGTTCCAGTCCTTCTCGCGCATGTACTACAAGACCCATACCCTGGCCTTGGCCGGGATGCTCGATTTCTTCAAGTACAATGAAATCTCCCCCCACGAAAATCTCGGCAAGCGCATGGGCCTAATCATGGACTTCCTCCAAAAGTTCCGCGACTTTACCGCTAAACGCAACAATGCCACCATCGCCATTATCAAAGACCTCGAAAAGCATGGTATCATGCCCACCAAGGCCATGATGGAACTGCTTTTTGAAGGAGGGCCAACCTCCTCGTCTCAAAAGTCTGGCAATATCCCTAGAGCCGAATTGGTCATTCCCGAGATCCAAGGCATGGACCTTGATACTGAGTTTGCCCTGCTCGAGGAACGCAAACAACGACAGCTTCTGGAACAGGAACTGGCCCAACTCAAAACACAGATACAGGAACAACTCCTGGACCGGGTCAAGATCATCCGCCCGGCACTCGTTGCACCCCGACTCCAATTGGATATGACCCTTTCCGAATGGAAAGCCGTTCAAGAACACTTTAAAATTTAA
- the mobB gene encoding MobB family relaxase: MYITITRQHLGETFSQSSADFVDYLEKENKALAPEQQEPFFNQQQDHIDPKTVVQEIDANTDRLKQNEPKFYSLTINPSQRELAAIQNDPEKLKAYVREVMKDYAASFYRKEPVQVEQLKYFAKIERERTYSGRDREIRENRPYRAQIAKLQNYLAKVNRGALQANPKHIQRDINRLYKQMPHKLNGKPIEEGMQKPGSQTHVHIVMSRKDVTNTYSLSPGSSYRESEAKLHGQTVKRGFRRDEFFEKAEKTFDRMFKYNRNYVESYNARKTLDKDPKTYFSKILGLPASKRAVALKLLSKTGAKVPLPNIPTSKVAVARKTLAQLQKAAALARKASSIEI; this comes from the coding sequence ATGTATATCACCATCACACGACAACATCTCGGCGAAACCTTTTCCCAAAGCTCAGCAGACTTTGTAGACTATCTGGAGAAGGAAAACAAGGCACTCGCTCCCGAACAGCAGGAACCCTTTTTTAACCAGCAACAAGACCATATCGATCCCAAGACCGTGGTCCAGGAAATCGATGCCAATACGGACCGCCTCAAACAAAACGAACCCAAGTTCTACTCCCTGACCATTAATCCCAGTCAGCGGGAACTGGCCGCCATCCAAAACGACCCCGAAAAGCTCAAGGCCTATGTCCGGGAGGTGATGAAGGATTATGCGGCTTCCTTTTACCGGAAGGAGCCTGTACAAGTGGAGCAGTTAAAATATTTTGCAAAGATTGAAAGAGAACGCACCTATTCCGGACGAGATCGGGAAATCCGGGAAAACCGCCCCTATCGCGCACAGATTGCCAAGCTCCAAAACTACCTGGCCAAGGTCAACCGTGGGGCCCTCCAAGCGAACCCCAAACACATCCAACGGGATATCAACCGGCTCTATAAACAAATGCCCCATAAATTGAATGGAAAACCCATCGAGGAAGGCATGCAAAAACCAGGTTCCCAAACCCATGTGCATATCGTGATGAGCCGGAAGGATGTGACCAACACCTACAGTCTCTCCCCTGGGAGTAGTTATCGGGAATCGGAGGCCAAGCTCCATGGACAAACCGTGAAACGGGGATTCCGAAGGGATGAGTTTTTCGAAAAGGCCGAAAAGACCTTTGACCGGATGTTCAAATACAACCGGAACTATGTGGAGTCCTACAATGCACGGAAGACCTTGGACAAAGACCCCAAGACCTACTTCTCCAAAATCTTGGGACTGCCCGCCTCCAAAAGAGCCGTGGCACTAAAACTATTGTCCAAGACCGGGGCCAAAGTACCGCTGCCCAACATTCCGACCAGTAAGGTGGCCGTGGCCCGAAAGACCTTGGCCCAATTGCAAAAGGCCGCAGCCCTCGCCCGAAAGGCCAGTTCCATTGAAATCTAA